The following proteins come from a genomic window of Maylandia zebra isolate NMK-2024a linkage group LG22, Mzebra_GT3a, whole genome shotgun sequence:
- the LOC101485715 gene encoding uncharacterized protein LOC101485715 isoform X3, with amino-acid sequence MENRHKRVNPEQDALVHIVACRDKPFLEERFIDSFKGKGVFTNKTIKASAFVVEYRGKIFLRKEGRPKKRSGDTLNGFLYEFTWNGEQWCVDASKNDKTLGRLVNDDHISPNCEMKKIVYEGKPHLCLFAVEEIPQGKEITYNYGSSYYSWRPKESRDGPSTSDKKMYQISSTPKKRRFKDSDDDSELPGPSHDSDHSVDLGRSSRDSSPHSESDSQEMTKNFRRVSSIQEDDTSSSDDHDSDKDKTYKEDRYKGDRSSKAGLKGGGTSFTKKNYCYVCGKGYHKIARHLSRHIDEDPEIAEIFALPKNSAERKSLLAKLRKRGNYKHNQEVLRSNTGPLKVGRRSSRYVMTAENFVHCIYCKVMLHSKDLYRHVAKCAKQTINAATHGETSILGDVTESEFSEKFPSEVWEILSPMKQDEIVFLIQHDYLFMKMAQSLIENSGNDPTNQERVRQKLRKIGRLLIELHDKGIVSFEAALKPRSFYKVVAAVRNLSGFDEKKQKYSKPSLALFFVKSLKKLGEFVVAQSDSSKRAVRDANTFMMLCAKEWKETGPHKDAPSSSEHKVHSPSTIPFTRDIQTFYTHLEKTSASAIECMKKYETPQMYNALCRVILAQVSVLNKCAPEVSKITLKSFQERDETTQVLSKHFIRINIAGKTGQNVAVLLTSQLVSALTLLMSKRPACGVHEDNPFLFAKPDGSSTSLYHGGHCVQVYTRMCSAKNPEHLTSVHFHKHIARIFQILNLENDELPHLAKLLGHDIRMDRDYYRLPEAAVELAKIAKLLLAMEKGSLERFKGTSLDEIEIEDELEPDMEQGSSVVDREESDFLPQQSDDVDQQGGQLTPEQDAMQHIKACKDKSFLKEMFINSTKGRGVFTSKAIEPSNFVVEYRGNVSTCGETRPEKCVDTLNNFLFQFSWNGTSWCIDASAEDGTLGRLVNDDHVSPNCKMKKIAHEGKPHLCLFALKKISPGEEITYNYGQSSYAWRSADQNKEPQTSEMETAASSTVDERVENSDEEFSSAECFSDEDYVIDNEPSNDDSFTENDDQDQEFEENADDSKAGSSKAPNDMSDSDESDSDGKSKETSFTKRNYCYVCGKPQTKISRHLFTHRKEEPEIAEVYAMRRNSKERKKRLEMLRNKGNFKHNQGVLKARRGKLKVERKSEMSTFKTLATCVYCKRMYDRKVVWHHMQKCPSMASNKPPEGVQSQILTLVAATGLTDPEQISTGVKKMLKKMKKDDISSVVCEDSYILQLAQCCYHMREKKQNQGYVTQKLRQMARILITLRKKSINSFEDAVKPQNFNAVVEAVQEIAGIKEGSKSFDKPSLVWKLGNSLKKIADIKYARALKDGDEEVLEEAEAFIKLCTKEWPSHAKSQPKTPCQPTLQFTQDVMLLYKCLNRTTASAVQSLMMYAVTPVYNALLKVVLAFVSFLNKNIQDVSRVTLQSFKERASAELQEDAAGSQTQLEQILSKHKVTIGVSNSNGKIFALTLSPEVLSALTVLVDKRDTCGVGKDNPFLFGNPGGKGSDFHKGHACIRMFVNRCGAKNQEALRSQCFRKYIVRIFQILSLKNDELTQLAKLLGCDIQTDWEYYQTPEAAADVAKISELLSALENGSLERFEGKTLEEIEIPDELQPVMEPVTPRNSDAEEDDEGKKSKRKQSQRKKKKKEIEKEQPEPNEHEAVNTEKEDKAEDVPVKSDISKPVEKKSFSTALEPSIYFSDDDEDMNVNFDIDIDTDDDDDRNEEIAADGRSNSSGTKPRVTDEDATTEVKKSNKDDDGEQKNTSPDEHSADDEIAEAMDIDTENHVEEDYDEDDDWMDVDSNASAPTLNEVTEKKTNLSVPMALMKEVKIVIPKLDIEKVQHPIHISQLSSLSNKQPVEDKPVHDDKKQSARPTPLTEVTNKPSSEKAVHMNCSRCKKSMMKGHTAYQKKGFSDVFCSKNCLFEMFSYNKPATKTCHQCHKAISQPLDLIMAAVDTKGTMKDFCSPACLSSFKSASTQTQKSVCNICKKVCSTKCELTLNEAVIRFCSHACFDDFCKNNMGICENCSSVCRSKPLTLKLEDDNKTFCSGGCLKRFKENSRMLLRCTTCLFSRPVFDMVNLKNDENVVQLFCGRFCVKSYKLRLTDEMDQVKRKNDNQSKETNTEDAVEPNDTVLLIADECTLCFHCKKNLLEGETLYKPKDTEEFFCSMACLHEKRCEIKIPIKKCHNCFQVIARPQNIILAPVDDSGTMKELCSDTCLSSVTSKMKKAATKPPPKERPSSQCRMCARCCYCKLTVTLNGVVHRLCSDSCFMSYRKVNNLRLSLCDMCDAVCYNKCLVVKLEDGSKALCSDECLVKFKEKVGTRQLCPMCQTSHQLSDMIENKNDEGRLEFFCSNRCMMVYEAQTFTVTDKKSSSSEVCEVKDAKPSVIHLNCIKTEPIDEGYSQSLTASVSHQDIKKEPNVVKEDLKIGSVFSLTDESKPAEPSLTNTDVPASCSACKQVLMDGETVYQRKNHTGTFCSTSCLLKCYQKIPVWRTCHFCLQVIREPQDILEAPLDNEGTKKDFCSQTCLSSFNYKKQVSTKIPVAPVSSHSQCSMCSRYCISKHEITKEDAIHKICSEPCFLRFCGMNNITVCANCRAHRKTPLTLKMEEGGNKLCSEECLAQFKQKIQTPQPCTMCRNTSPISDMVENKSSENVVELFCTKSCVSAFKIQAVNSSAASLNCDHCGKTAVPTCHLAMSDASIRNFCTLKCGMDFRESQNPAGVPDQSQRDFLHPPPKLLCAQCQSIVLTTPKVIQRKEKIYFACSVACFQEFKRVNSITATCEYCKNERIIKDVKRVGGKDCCFCSDACKTLFCQELKGKWGKHCRSCSYCQSISKSLVTTPGEDTDIEFCSEACCSKYKMLLIHVAKCDTCSNKGKLKQSLPLLGEVKYFCGMKCLLHFCSNKVQMLDGEVSLSPVPAAPAESSPVIGNVLSLANALTRQHSGPAASPQLGSITDIQTKVIGHASVQTVPKELKNKSIICTPLVHNKGVSCTEEALNIETQKEDRCDPKVVVLPVPVPVYVPVPMNMYSQYTPQPVGLPLLLPVPLVLPVNTDGSEATVKSTKESLHPENLQGELNIRPETEIEQSEEGQKHGKMIKEEERPKPSSLEDHTRSCSSDLRTDFKPTFDNQEDFFDTSAGPVTQPRGHKTSPPVSDEDMPSSPLPDPPPLSPPSALETPQRSPVAPPAPILVPQTLDKDKNKDCNLEQLSKKDEQDAPKTDFTQPVCSKQNTLKSQCGVDAWKRWIKWRESQTNPEPVSSHALTLKADLLRCSVAELSDCLLCFIREVKQSDGEPYSPGRLFYLCLSIQLFLVQNGRLENIFSDLIYDRFSTELTKILKPSVTGCVLSCVEEQFLWDCKQLGAYSPTVLLNTLLFFFCKYFGFTTVEQHRRLSFANITLCTKTSKSNTKTTFLRFHPPTCTNQEESDTYDVPAKKVKKNESEEDLLEMMENQENPLRCPVRLYEFYLSKCPASLRQRSDLFYLQPDRSCLPSSPLWFSPAPLNDSSVEATIIRILAVRGLQGGEREGACMAP; translated from the exons ATGGAAAACCGACACAAGCGAGTGAATCCAGAGCAAGATGCCCTGGTGCACATTGTGGCTTGCAGAGACAAACCCTTCCTAGAAGAAAGGTTCATAGACTCCTTTAAAG GAAAGGGTGTCTTTACAAACAAAACCATTAAAGCATCTGCCTTTGTTGTCGAGTATCGTGGGAAGATCTTTCTTCGCAAAGAAGGGAGGCCTAAGAAGAGAAGCGGTGATACTTTGAATGGTTTCTTATATGAGTTTACATGGAATGGAGAACAGTGGTG CGTTGATGCTTCCAAAAACGACAAGACCCTTGGAAGGCTTGTGAATGATGATCACATAAGTCCAAACTGTGAAATGAAGAAGATCGTTTATGAGGGGAAGCCACACTTGTGCCTCTTTGCAGTGGAAGAAATACCTCAAGGCAAAGAGATAACTTACAACTACGGCAGCTCCTATTACTCGTGGCGTCCCAAG GAGTCACGGGATGGACCAAGTACttcagacaaaaaaatgtaTCAAATTTCATCAACACCCAAGAAAAGAAGA TTTAAAGACTCGGATGATGACAGCGAACTACCAGGTCCAAGTCATGACAGTGACCACTCTGTTGATCTTGGAAGGTCATCCAGGGACAGTTCGCCACATTCTGAGTCAGATTCTCAAGAAATGACGAAAAACTTCAGGAGAGTGTCATCAATTCAGGAGGATGACACTTCGAGTTCTGATGATCATGACTCGGACAAAGACAAGACGTACAAAGAAGACAGATACAAAGGAGACAGATCCAGTAAGGCTGGACTAAAAGGCGGAGGAACATCTTTCACAAAGAAAAATTACTGTTATGTTTGCGGGAAAGGTTATCACAAAATTGCTCGGCATCTTTCAAGGCACATCGATGAAGACCCTGAAATCGCTGAAATCTTTGCTTTACCCAAAAACTCAGCAGAACGTAAAAGTCTGCTGGCCAAATTACGAAAAAGAGGAAACTACAAACATAATCAAGAGGTTCTGAGGAGTAACACAGGACCGCTAAAAGTGGGAAGACGATCATCCCGCTATGTAATGACTGCTGAAAATTTTGTGCACTGCATTTATTGTAAAGTAATGCTTCATAGCAAAGACCTATATAGGCATGTAGCAAAGTGTGCTAAGCAAACAATAAATGCTGCAACACATGGCGAGACGAGCATCTTGGGGGATGTCACCGAGTCGGAGTTCTCTGAAAAGTTTCCGTCTGAAGTTTGGGAGATACTTTCACCGATGAAACAAGatgaaattgtatttttaattcAACATGACTACCTTTTCATGAAGATGGCCCAGAGTCTTATTGAGAACAGTGGAAATGATCCGACAAACCAAGAGCGCGTCAGACAGAAGTTGAGAAAAATAGGAAGGCTCTTAATAGAGCTCCATGATAAGGGAATAGTGAGTTTTGAAGCAGCACTTAAACCCAGAAGCTTCTACAAAGTTGTTGCTGCTGTCAGAAACCTCTCTGGTTTTGatgaaaaaaagcagaagtaCAGCAAACCGAGCCTTGCCTTGTTTTTTGTAAAGTCTCTGAAAAAACTGGGAGAATTTGTTGTCGCACAGAGCGACAGCAGTAAGCGGGCCGTGAGAGATGCTAACACATTCATGATGCTGTGTGCGAAGGAGTGGAAGGAAACTGGCCCTCACAAAGATGCACCTTCATCAAGTGAACACAAAGTACACAGCCCCTCTACGATACCGTTCACGCGTGACATACAGACGTTCTACACGCACCTGGAAAAGACTTCTGCTTCTGCCATTGAGTGCATGAAGAAGTATGAAACCCCTCAGATGTATAATGCACTTTGCAGAGTCATACTTGCACAGGTGTCAGTCTTAAACAAATGCGCACCCGAGGTTtcaaaaattacccttaagtcATTCCAGGAGCGGGACGAGACTACCCAGGTGTTGTCCAAGCACTTTATCAGGATTAATATTGCAGGCAAGACTGGGCAGAACGTTGCTGTTTTGTTGACGTCTCAGCTCGTCAGCGCATTAACGTTGCTTATGAGCAAGAGACCAGCGTGCGGAGtacacgaagacaatcctttctTGTTTGCAAAGCCAGACGGTTCATCCACAAGCCTCTACCACGGAGGCCACTGTGTTCAGGTCTACACAAGAATGTGCTCTGCAAAGAACCCAGAGCACCTCACGTCCGTGCATTTTCACAAGCACATTGCAAGAATTTTTCAGATTCTTAACTTGGAGAATGACGAGCTACCTCACCTTGCTAAACTGCTGGGTCATGACATCCGGATGGACAGGGATTATTATCGGCTGCCCGAAGCGGCTGTTGAACTCGCAAAAATTGCTAAACTGCTTCTGGCAATGGAAAAAGGCTCTCTTGAAAGATTCAAAGGAACCTCTCTGGATGAGATTGAGATTGAAG ATGAATTGGAGCCAGATATGGAGCAGGGCAGCTCTGTGGTGGACCGTGAAGAGTCAGATTTTCTACCTCAGCAGAGCG ATGATGTGGATCAGCAAGGCGGACAGCTAACTCCTGAGCAGGATGCCATGCAGCACATAAAGGCTTGCAAGGACAAATCCTTCCTGAAGGAAATGTTTATTAATTCCACTAAAG gGAGAGGTGTGTTCACCAGTAAAGCCATTGAGCCATCCAACTTTGTTGTTGAGTATCGGGGGAACGTCTCAACCTGTGGAGAAACCCGTCCAGAGAAATGTGTAGACACCCTCAACAATTTCTTGTTTCAGTTTTCCTGGAACGGAACAAGCTGGTG CATTGATGCTTCTGCAGAGGATGGGACTCTCGGACGACTCGTGAATGATGATCACGTAAGCCCCAACTGCAAAATGAAGAAAATTGCTCATGAGGGGAAACCACATCTGTGCCTGTTTGCTCTGAAGAAAATATCTCCAGGCGAGGAGATAACTTACAACTATGGGCAGTCCTCTTACGCTTGGCGATCAGCA GATCAAAACAAAGAACCACAAACCTCAGAAATGGAGACTGCAGCGTCTTCGACAGTGGATGAAAGA GTGGAAAACTCAGATGAGGAATTCAGTTCTGCAGAATGCTTCTCTGATGAAGATTATGTCATTGACAATGAACCAAGCAATGATGACAGTTTTACCGAAAACGATGACCAGGATCAGGAATTTGAAGAAAATGCAGATGACTCGAAGGCCGGTTCTTCCAAAGCGCCGAACGATATGTCGGACTCCGATGAGTCTGACTCTGATGGAAAGTCTAAAGAAACTTCCTTCACTAAGAGAAATTACTGTTACGTTTGTGGGAAACCTCAAACTAAAATTTCTCGTCACCTTTTCACGCATAGAAAGGAAGAACCTGAAATTGCTGAAGTGTACGCAATGCGCAGGAACAGCAAGGAACGCAAAAAGCGTCTGGAGATGTTGCGAAACAAAGGAAACTTCAAACACAACCAAGGAGTCTTGAAGGCTCGCAGAGGAAAACTGAAAGTGGAAAGAAAATCGGAGATGTCCACATTTAAAACACTCGCCACTTGTGTATATTGTAAACGCATGTATGATCGTAAAGTGGTGTGGCATCATATGCAAAAGTGTCCCTCGATGGCATCCAATAAACCTCCAGAAGGCGTTCAAAGTCAAATCTTAACTTTGGTTGCCGCCACTGGACTAACGGACCCTGAACAGATCTCAACAGGTGTGAAGAAGATgttgaaaaaaatgaagaaagacGATATTTCCTCTGTAGTTTGCGAAGATTCTTACATATTACAATTGGCACAATGTTGCTACCACATGAGAGAGAAGAAACAGAATCAGGGATACGTCACTCAGAAGCTGAGGCAAATGGCACGGATCCTGATAACGTTAAGAAAGAAGTCGATAAACAGCTTCGAAGACGCAGTCAAGCCCCAAAACTTCAACGCCGTTGTAGAAGCTGTCCAGGAGATTGCGGGCATCAAAGAGGGGTCGAAGTCGTTTGACAAACCATCTCTCGTTTGGAAGCTTGGAAATTCGCTGAAGAAGATCGCTGACATTAAATACGCCAGGGCTTTGAAGGATGGTGATGAAGAGGTGTTAGAGGAAGCTGAGGCATTTATTAAGCTGTGTACGAAAGAATGGCCCTCCCATGCAAAATCACAACCAAAAACACCCTGCCAGCCAACCTTACAGTTTACACAAGATGTGATGCTGCTCTACAAGTGCCTGAACAGGACAACAGCTTCTGCAGTCCAGAGCCTGATGATGTATGCAGTAACACCGGTCTACAACGCGCTTCTCAAAGTGGTACTTGCATTCGTGTCCTtcttaaacaaaaatattcaggatgtTTCAAGGGTGACACTCCAGTCATTCAAGGAAAGGGCTTCCGCAGAGCTTCAGGAAGATGCTGCTGGTTCACAGACCCAGTTGGAGCAAATTCTGTCCAAGCACAAAGTCACGATTGGTGTTAGTAACTCAAATGGAAAAATATTTGCTCTTACTTTGAGCCCTGAAGTGCTTTCTGCGCTAACGGTGCTTGTGGACAAGAGGGACACATGTGGAGTAGGTAAGGACAATCCCTTCTTATTTGGGAATCCTGGTGGCAAAGGGTCAGACTTTCACAAGGGACACGCGTGTATCAGGATGTTCGTTAATCGCTGTGGTGCAAAGAACCAGGAAGCTCTCAGGTCTCAGTGTTTTCGTAAGTACATAGTAAGAATTTTCCAGATTCTCAGCCTTAAAAATGACGAGCTCACTCAGCTAGCTAAGCTGTTGGGCTGTGACATTCAGACAGACTGGGAGTATTATCAGACGCCCGAGGCAGCTGCCGATGTCGCAAAAATATCAGAGCTTCTGTCGGCACTGGAGAATGGATCTCTCGAACGATTCGAAGGAAAGACTCTGGAGGAAATTGAGATTCCAG ATGAATTGCAGCCAGTCATGGAGCCTGTCACCCCCAGAAACAGCGATGCTGAGGAAGATGATGAAG gtaaaaaaagcaaaagaaaacaaagccaaagaaagaaaaagaagaaggagatTGAAAAAGAGCAGCCGGAGCCAAATGAACATGAAGCCGTGAACACAGAGAAAGAAGACAAGGCAGAGGACGTGCCGGTGAAGAGTGACATCAGCAAACCTGTGGAGAAGAAATCTTTTAGCACAGCTCTTGAGCCAAGTATTTATTTCAGTGACGATGATGAGGACATGAATGTGAATTTTGACATCGACATAGACACTGATGACGACGATGATAGAAATGAGGAGATTGCTGCAGACGGTCGCTCAAACAGTTCAGGTACAAAGCCCAGGGTAACAGATGAAGATGCAACAACAGAAGTCAAGAAGAGCAACAAGGATGATGACGGAGAGCAGAAAAATACGTCTCCAGACGAGCACAGTGCTGATGATGAGATCGCAGAGGCAATGGATATCGACACAGAGAACCATGTGGAGGAGGActatgatgaagatgatgattgGATGGATGTGGACAGTAACGCTTCTGCTCCCACTTTAAATGAAG tcacagaaaagaagaccaacCTATCGGTGCCCATGGCTCTGATGAAAGAAGTGAAGATAGTAATCCCAAAACTAGACATC GAGAAGGTGCAGCATCCCATCCACATTTCCCAGTTGTCATCTTTGAGTAACAAGCAGCCGGTGGAAGATAAACCCGTCCATGATGACAAGAAACAGAGTGCAAGACCTACTCCACTTACAGAGGTCACAAACAAGCCCAGCTCTGAAAAG GCAGTGCACATGAACTGCTCCCGCTGCAAAAAGAGCATGATGAAGGGACACACTGCTTACCAGAAGAAGGGCTTCTCAGACGTCTTCTGCTCCAAAAACTGTCTGTTTGAGATGTTTTCTTACAACAAACCAGCCACCAAGACCTGTCACCAATGTCATAA AGCGATATCGCAGCCTCTGGACCTCATCATGGCTGCTGTGGACACTAAAGGAACTATGAAGGACTTCTGCAGCCCGGCTTGCTTGAGCTCTTTCAAGTCTGCATCCACCCAAACACAAAAGTCAGTCTGCAACATATGCAAAAAAGTCTGCAGt ACCAAATGTGAGCTGACCCTGAACGAGGCAGtcatcaggttttgcagccacgCATGCTTCGATGATTTCTGCAAGAACAACATGGGCATCTGTGAGAACTGCAGCTCTGTGTGCCGCAGCAAACCGCTCAcgctgaagctggaggatgataACAAAACATTCTGCAGCGGTGGTTGTCTGAAGCGGTTCAAAGAG AACTCCAGGATGCTCCTACGCTGCACCACTTGCCTCTTTTCTCGACCTGTCTTTGACATGGTTAACTTGAAAAACGATGAGAACGTGGTGCAGCTCTTCTGCGGCCGCTTTTGTGTGAAATCTTACAAGCTGCGACTGACAGATGAGATGGATCAAG TGAAGAGAAAAAACGATAACCAATCAAAAGAGACAAACACT GAGGATGCTGTCGAACCAAACGACACAGTGTTGCTCATCGCCGACGAGTGCACGCTCTGTTTCCACTGCAAAAAGAATTTGTTGGAAGGAGAGACACTTTACAAGCCGAAAGAcacagaggagtttttttgctCCATGGCCTGCTTACATGAAAAGCGTTGCGAGATCAAAATACCCATCAAAAAGTGCCACAACTGCTTTCA GGTGATTGCGCGACCTCAAAACATCATCCTGGCTCCGGTGGATGATTCGGGAACTATGAAGGAGTTGTGCAGCGATACATGTCTCTCCTCCGTCACATCCAAAATGAAAAAGGCTGCTACTAAGCCTCCACCAAAAGAGCGACCTAGTTCACAGTGCAGGATGTGTGCCAGATGTTGTTAT TGCAAACTCACGGTGACCCTGAACGGCGTGGTCCACAGACTTTGCAGTGACTCCTGCTTCATGAGCTACCGCAAAGTCAACAACCTGCGCTTGTCTCTCTGCGACATGTGTGACGCCGTCTGCTACAACAAATGTCTCGTGGTCAAGCTGGAGGACGGCAGTAAAGCCCTCTGCAGTGATGAATGTCTGGTCAAGTTTAAAGAG AAAGTTGGCACTCGTCAGCTCTGCCCCATGTGCCAGACGTCCCATCAGCTGTCAGACAtgattgaaaataaaaatgatgaagGCAGGCTGGAGTTCTTCTGCAGCAACAGGTGTATGATGGTGTACGAGGCCCAGACCTTCACTGTGACGG ACAAGAAAAGCTCTTCATCTGAAGTTTGTGAGGTTAAAGACGCGAAGCCATCTGTAATACATCTCAACTGC ATCAAAACAGAGCCCATCGATGAGGGGTACAGCCAGAGTCTCACAGCCTCAGTTTCTCATCAGGACATCAAGAAGGAGCCAAATGTAGTAAAG GAGGACTTAAAGATTGGGTCGGTTTTCTCCTTGACCGATGAATCCAAACCTGCAGAGCCCTCGCTCACCAACACGGATGTCCCTGCATCGTGCTCCGCCTGCAAACAGGTCCTCATGGATGGAGAGACAGTTTACCAGAGGAAAAACCACACTGGCACATTCTGCTCCACTTCCTGCCTCCTGAAATGTTACCAAAAGATACCAGTTTGGAGGACGTGCCACTTCTGTCTTCA AGTGATAAGAGAGCCTCAGGACATCCTCGAGGCCCCGCTGGATAACGAGGGGACAAAGAAGGATTTCTGCAGCCAGACTTGCCTGTCCTCCTTCAACTACAAGAAACAAGTGTCCACCAAAATACCCGTGGCTCCTGTCTCATCACACTCACAATGCAGCATGTGCAGCAGATATTGCATT AGCAAACACGAGATCACGAAAGAGGACGCCATCCACAAGATCTGCAGTGAGCCGTGTTTTCTGCGGTTCTGCGGCATGAACAACATCACAGTCTGTGCGAACTGCCGCGCACACCGTAAAACACCGCTCACGCTCAAGATGGAGGAGGGCGGCAACAAACTTTGCAGTGAAGAGTGCCTGGCCCAATTCAAGCAG AAAATCCAAACCCCGCAGCCGTGCACAATGTGCCGTAACACTTCTCCGATATCAGACATGgttgaaaacaaaagcagtgaaaatgttgTGGAGCTCTTCTGCACCAAAAGCTGCGTGTCTGCATTCAAGATCCAGGCTGTCAATTCATCAG CTGCCTCATTGAATTGTGACCACTGTGGTAAGACTGCAGTGCCAACCTGTCACCTTGCCATGTCAGATGCCTCCATCAGAAACTTCTGCACTCTTAAGTGTGGCATGGATTTCAGG GAGAGCCAGAATCCAGCAGGAGTCCCCGATCAAAGTCAAAGGGATTTCCTCCATCCACCACCGAAGCTGCTATGCGCCCAGTGTCAAAGCATCGTATTAACTACACCCAAAGTCATCCAGAGAAAG gaaAAAATATACTTTGCATGTAGTGTGGCCTGTTTTCAAGAATTTAAGAGGGTCAACAGCATCACGGCTACCTGTGAATACTGTAAGAATGAAAGAATCATCAAAGACGTCAAGAGAGTCGGCGGCAAAGACTGCTGCTTCTGCAGCGATG CCTGCAAGACACTTTTTTGTCAAGAGCTAAAAGGGAAGTGGGGTAAACACTGTCGCTCGTGCAGTTACTGCCAGTCGATATCCAAGAGTCTGGTGACGACACCGGGTGAAGACACGGACATCGAGTTCTGCTCTGaagcctgctgctcaaaatacaAAATGCTCCTCATCCAT GTGGCAAAATGTGACACCTGCAGTAACAAAGGGAAACTAAAGCAGAGTCTGCCACTGCTGGGAGAGGTCAAATACTTCTGTGGCATGAAGTGTCTCCTGCACTTCTGCAGTAACAAGGTTCAGATGCTCGACGGAG AAGTCTCTTTATCTCCAGTACCTGCAGCACCAGCAGAGTCCTCTCCTGTCATTGGGAATGTTTTATCTTTGGCTAATGCTCTGACCAGGCAGCACAGCGGCCCAGCAGCCTCTCCACAGcttg GCTCCATCACTGACATTCAAACAAAGGTCATTGGACAT GCCAGCGTTCAGACTGTCCCAAAGGAGCTCAAGAACAAGTCGATCATCTGTACTCCGCTGGTTCATAACAAAGGGGTCTCCTGTACAGAAGAGGCTCTTAACATAGAGACACAAAAAG aAGACCGTTGTGATCCTAAAGTCGTAGTCCTGCCTGTCCCAGTGCCGGTTTACGTTCCTGTGCCTATGAACATGTACAGCCAGTACACCCCACAGCCGGTGGGCCTGCCCTTACTG CTGCCTGTGCCCCTGGTCCTCCCTGTGAACACAGATGGCTCTGAGGCAACGGTGAAATCCACAAAGGAGAGTTTGCATCCTGAAAACTTACAGGGTGAGCTCAACATCAGGCCTGAGACGGAGATAGAGCAGAGCGAGGAAGGGCAGAAGCATGGAAAAATGataaaagaggaagaaagaccCAAGCCTTCATCCCTGGAGG aCCACACCAGGAGCTGCAGCAGTGACTTGCGTACAGATTTTAAGCCCACTTTTGACAACCAGGAGGATTTCTTTGATACCAGCGCCGGGCCGGTCACTCAGCCGCGAGGCCACAAAACCTCCCCTCCAGTTTCAGATGAGGACATGCCCAGCAGTCCTCTTCCTGACCCCCCAcctctttctcctccttcaGCTCTGGAAACTCCTCAGAGATCACCCGTCGCTCCTCCTGCTCCAATTTTAGTACCACAAACTTTGGACAAAGACAAGAACAAG GATTGTAACCTGGAGCAGCTTTCAAAGAAAGATGAGCAAGACGCTCCTAAAACAGACTTTACTCAACCAGTGTGTTCAAAGCAAAACACACTCAAGAGTCAATGTGGAGTTGATGCCTGGAAGAGATGGATCAAGTGGAGAG